From a region of the Prevotella melaninogenica genome:
- a CDS encoding phosphohydrolase, which yields MLGNQEKSIVQCAAALACQLHRGQVDKAGVDYFTGHLTTVAKMGSTWKEQVVGYLHDASEDTPNSVEQVLNLLDEKLESPLSDTDREELAVALRLLNHHLAPDRETYIQRIKSNALAKVVKMHDLTHNMDLSRLTNPVAKDLERVARYKKEYDYLSGLLIIDD from the coding sequence ATGTTAGGCAACCAAGAAAAGAGCATCGTACAATGTGCAGCAGCTTTAGCTTGTCAGCTACATAGAGGACAGGTAGATAAAGCTGGAGTTGATTACTTCACAGGTCATCTTACAACTGTTGCCAAAATGGGAAGCACTTGGAAAGAGCAGGTTGTTGGTTATCTGCACGATGCAAGTGAAGATACTCCGAATTCTGTTGAGCAAGTGCTTAACTTGTTAGATGAGAAATTAGAAAGTCCATTATCAGATACTGATAGGGAAGAGTTAGCAGTAGCTTTACGATTGCTAAATCATCACCTTGCGCCTGATAGGGAAACATATATTCAACGTATTAAAAGCAATGCTCTTGCAAAAGTAGTAAAGATGCACGACCTTACTCACAATATGGATCTTTCCCGTCTTACTAATCCAGTAGCGAAAGATCTCGAAAGAGTTGCACGATACAAGAAAGAATATGATTATTTGAGTGGACTATTGATAATAGATGATTAA